The sequence CATTTTTCGCAAAATCTCTTCCTGTATTTTTTCCCATATTCTGGGTACGGCCAAAAACATTGTTGGCTGGCTATATTGCAGATTTCTGGAAAAACTATCCATGGACTCTACAAAATGTATGCAGCTCCCTGTAAAAATAGCCCCACATTCCACCAACATTCTTTCCGCAACATGGCAAAGTGGCAAATAGGAAAAAAAGACTTCATTTGCCAATGGTGGCGTACTTTCTAAAAAAGAATAAACGGCAAAAGACATGGTGTGGTTGCTATGCATCACTCCTTTAGGAGTGCCTGTAGTGCCAGAAGTATAAATGATGCAGGAAAGTTCTTTCGGATCTTTCTTTACAGGCTCCTCCAGTGGCTTGACCTCAGCTACCAAGTCGTTCCAGTTTAAACAACCGATATTAAAATAAAAAGGAAAACTGATTTGAGTAAGCGAATCCGGAATTCCCATTCTGATTAATTCAGGATTGTCCAGTTTTCCTACAAAAATGGCTTTGGCTTCACTATGAACAAGAATTTCATTGACCGCACTGCTGGTGATGTTTGGATATAAAGGAACCGAAACCATACCTGCCATATTAATCGCCAGGTCGGCCATAATCCAGTGTGCACAATTCTTGCTGAGAATAGCAACTTTATCACCTGGAATCAATCCTGATTGCAATAACCAGGCTGCCATTGATCTAATCTCTCTTCCTGCATTTGCCCACGAAAAATTCTGATAAACACTTTTCACAGGTTCAGATAAAAAGAGTTTACTGGGCTGAGCTTTTTCGTAATGGCAGAAACGATCTATAATGGTAGGAAAAGTTTGACTCATATGGTTTAGGGGGATTAATGATCTAAATGTTTCAGGCCGTATTCGGGTATCTTACCTTCTTTGTCGGCAAAAAAATGAATGATTTTTTTAAAGTCTTCTTCCATATTTCCTGTTGGTAGAATGGGTTCGCTGAAACTGATTTCCTTTCTACCAAAATCTAACCCTGCAAGCACTATTGGAACGCCTGCTTTTAGTGCTATATGATAAAAGCCAGTCCTTAGTTTGTCTACTTTTTTTCTGGTACCTTCAGGAGATAGAGCCAGAACAAATTGATCGCGGATCTTGAATTGTTCTGCAACCTGATCTACCACATTGTTGTTGCTGAATCGGTCTACAGGATACCCCCCCATTTTTCTGAAAAAAAAGCCAAATCTTCCTTTGAATAATTCTGCTTTACCTAGAAAATTTAGATGGTATAATTTAAGTTTACTTCTGACCGCCAATCCAATAACAAAATCCCAGGCACTGGTATGGGGTCCTACGGCTATCACACATTTTTTCAAGTGATAGGGAAATTCATTACGAATTTTCCATCCCTGCATTTGCAGAAATAAGTTCCAGCATATACGCATAGCAATCGATTGGGAAAATCAAGATAGAAAAAAAATAGAATTGTTCCTAAAATTTTAAGTATCGTGCACTTGCATAAACAGAGTGAGTCATACTATCCCAGCTAGCGAACCACTGCATTATGATGGTAGAGCCATCTTTCCTTAACATCCTGTTTTCAAAGTCTTTTAATTCTACTCCGCGCTTAATTTGTGAAAAGGCTTCAAATGTTTTTCTCCGATCATCTTCCAGTACAAAATCAATGATATCTTTTCCAACCA is a genomic window of Sediminibacterium sp. TEGAF015 containing:
- a CDS encoding AMP-binding protein; amino-acid sequence: MSQTFPTIIDRFCHYEKAQPSKLFLSEPVKSVYQNFSWANAGREIRSMAAWLLQSGLIPGDKVAILSKNCAHWIMADLAINMAGMVSVPLYPNITSSAVNEILVHSEAKAIFVGKLDNPELIRMGIPDSLTQISFPFYFNIGCLNWNDLVAEVKPLEEPVKKDPKELSCIIYTSGTTGTPKGVMHSNHTMSFAVYSFLESTPPLANEVFFSYLPLCHVAERMLVECGAIFTGSCIHFVESMDSFSRNLQYSQPTMFLAVPRIWEKIQEEILRKMPQQKLSRLLNVPLVSVLIKKLIRKKLGLGRTKHLFTGASPINPAVLNWYKALGMEIQEAYGMTENSALSHSNRKGACKFGTVGQSYPGVEVKLSKQKEVLVKSEANMLGYYKEPLLSEEMFEDGFLKTGDEGSIDEEGYLSITGRIKDQFKTSKGKYVAPAPIESKVLTDAMIAQACVVGWGMPAPLLLCTLSEQAKNLAQTHLQDHLHQLLERINRELEHHEQLAKLIIMAEEWTIQNGILTPTLKIKRKVLDETFKDFYNNWYNESVKVVFV
- a CDS encoding 1-acyl-sn-glycerol-3-phosphate acyltransferase codes for the protein MRICWNLFLQMQGWKIRNEFPYHLKKCVIAVGPHTSAWDFVIGLAVRSKLKLYHLNFLGKAELFKGRFGFFFRKMGGYPVDRFSNNNVVDQVAEQFKIRDQFVLALSPEGTRKKVDKLRTGFYHIALKAGVPIVLAGLDFGRKEISFSEPILPTGNMEEDFKKIIHFFADKEGKIPEYGLKHLDH